The genomic window TCAGGACTTCATGATCAGGACAAAATCACAGACTCTGAAAGTTTACaccacaaaaaaagtttttccaACAACAAATGTAATTGGCCTCTTGAAGGAACCGATTTCTTAAATGTTGTCTGAAATAAAATTTTACCAAATAATTTAACAAATGTAGACCAAATGCAACCTAAATTGGCATTTTCAGCCGGctaaatttgtgtttttgtataatCTTGTAACACATCTGTTTCCAGACTTTGGTTAAAATTGCATTTACCTGCTACTGAATCAGTTCAAACCAACATCATCACATTGTTTTagtaatgacattttatttcagcttcttttttttcttaaaaacagTGAGTcttgtaaacagacacagaggtaaaaaagtttaaaaacagCTGCAATGGTCCCATGAAACGAAGAAGAACCATTTTTCTTCCATTCCTGAGTATGTAAATtgaagtataaattggccttaGCTATTTCTTCTCAAGCTCCCGGCTATTATTCGACCACTTTTTCTCTGAGGCTCtgaaacagacaacagaaacagaCTCCATAAAAAGCTTGACTAATAAAACAGATCTTATTTTTATAATGGCACACACTGTAACTGGGTATGCGCCTTTAAAAAACAATGTGAATTTGTAGATAATCATAAAGACTAAGACAGACACTCAGATTTTGGAGGTGTGTATTCCTTACCCGCTGTGCTGCTCTTCCTGCGAGCATTCGGTTTCTTTTTGGCTTTAGGCGTGCTCACATCCTGTCCAGTCTTagctttgatcttttttgtAGATCTGTTCTGCTTTTGAGGTGCTTTACAGCAGTAAAGTAGTttttatgattaaaaacaaaaaagacagacatatcTCAGTGCGCTGTGGACAAACTGAGGGTAAAGAATGCTGTATTcgaacaaaaaaaggaaattttcaCCTGCTGAGCTGCTTTTTCTGCGAGTTTTACGTTTACCGTCATCTGTCTGCTCTACCTCCGGactgtttttctgcctttttggCACAGTAGGTCTTTTTGTCCCTGTTTTAGGTTTGACTGGCTTGTCCTTTGAAAGGCTGTCTGTGCGACTCTTTTTTGCTCCCTGGTGAGAAAAGAGGATTGCAAAGGATTAGTTCCTTTATTAAAAGAATGGGACTTCAATGTTAGGTTCTCTAGACACAATGTCACTGTAccttctttgtgtctgtgtagtcaTGGTCATCTTTCTTTATTCTCCTCTTTGCTTTTGGAGACTTAGAATCTTAACCAAAAAAAGGTGACCAGTTATTAACAGTTCCACAGATACTTCACATATTCATctatcaattttttttcaaagcatctTACCTTTAGGGGCCATTGGACCAGCTTCCCCCTGAAACATACATTAGAGGGAACATAAGATATGTGATTCACTTTTCTGTACgttgataaaaacaaaagtactCCATTGTCTCTGCTCTAATCCTCTTGGGTCTCCTCTAATGTAGGAATTGAAAGAACACAGACTTATCGATTGCATTTTCTGACCTTAAACCACATAGTTCTCCCATTATGGTCTCTCAGTGAGTTCATTCCATCCACATAGTAACACTGCAGCCAAGCCTCAAACACTGAGTAATCTGTCTTTTCTGGGTCGTAGCCTTTTCCTCCTAACACAAAGagaagtaaaacaaagaaaaagtgtgAGTAACGCCTGGCATGACCATTTTATATGCTAAATTAGTACTATGGAACTGGATTTCATTTCTTAATGATTTCCCAAGAATTATTCAACACTTGTCTCAAGTTTATGAGAACTCCGTGCAATCAAATGTCACATTAAATATGCCCACTCCACTGTGTACCAACAGCACAAATGGGTCACACCTAGTTTAACCACCTCCAGAGGcacagtgtgacacagagagaggaggtctTGACTCTCGGCCTTCAGATTCTTTACTCCTCCTTTATGTGATGTCTGCATGCAACAGAAACAGAGCATTACTGTAATATAagtgatgaaagaaaaagagcaaaacaaagccaaccACATTCCCTCACCTCCGGTGGCTTGACCTCCTCTTTGATAGCCTTTTTGTTCTCTATAGGAACAAGTCCTTCTAGAACAGTCCTTGCCTTTACAAAAGGGGGGATTTTCAGTCTAAATagagaacacaggcaaacagaaaCGTTATTGTTTGGGTTAATGTGTTTCTATGTGATTAAGGTTTGAAGGTCAAACTAAAAGAGAAGACATTATCATCTTTGATGTATTGTGCTTTTACTGACAAAAAGGATGACTGTTCTGCaaattaaaaatcttttttttttccacaggaaGTCTGCCCATGAGACCAAAGCAACAGCCTATGAAATGAAAGTTTGCAGTGATGAAAGAGACGTTTTGCTTAATGTCAGTTGTTCACCTGTATAAGATCTCTGCCCGCAGGTAGTTACCAATTCCGTTGAAGTATTTCTGATTCAGGAGAGCTTCACAGATGGGCCTATCAAAAGCTTTGTCTGACAGGTTAGACAAAACATTCTGCCTGTTGGTGAGAGAGAACCCTGTTTAACTCAAGAGCCCTTATAAAGGACCTCAATCATGGTGCAAACTCCCATTACCAAACAATATGATGAGTGGAAAAGATATAAAAGGTCAAAAAAGAGGAGCGTCTTTATTCAGTTAGATAAGGTAGTGCTGTAGGGACTGGATGTTGACACCACTCTGTACAGCACTTCAGCATTAAATATGCATGTCACTGTAGTTCTGATAAGTGTAACAGTTTGATTAGATGATGCCTAAAGCTGcccaaacatcacaaaaaaggTTGATATATAACTTTCAGGGCATACCTGAAGTCCTCATACTCAAACATGATACAAGGGCCTCTGTCTGCTTGCCAGGTTCCATTGGGTTGCCAGCTGCCAAATCTGCGTGCGTCAACAAAACTGAGAACTCTGCGCGGCTTTTCATTGGTGTAGAAGCGTAAATGAGCATGCTTGGGCAGCTCATCCTCGTTAGTAAACCTAAAAAATCCTGACATCCCAAAACGCAAGACCACATCCATAGGCTCTTGGTTTTGAACTCCCTTGACTTTTCCTTTGCTGTCGTCATTCTTAATGGGTGTGAGCGTGAGTCGAACTTCCTTGCCTCTGGATGTAGCGGTGATGCGGTACTCATCACAGGCAAAGTCCACCGCAGGACTTTTACTCACCTCTGACTTTTCCACACATCCTGAAAACACCAAACCTTCACACACCCTGTTCACAAACAGACTGGCCAAATGGAGTTCTGGACCCTCGGGCATTGTGTTTTGTCAGCGAGAGAGGAATCTAAACAGAATGACCGTATACAGTAAATTACAATACGGCAAAAGACAATGCCTCATCAGTACTAGAGACAAGACGCAACATGAGATAGGCTTCCCTCTAATGCAAGTGTTTGTTCCAGCCCTGATGAAACACATCTGACTGCAAAAATAGTTGAATGAGGTTTATGTGAGTCGTGAAGGTGGTACATGAGTCGTGACGGTGAACAAGCGTAGAAAAACCCATagcaaataaatatatattcctTGTTGAGCCTCAAAAGACATGCTGTCTCATGTCCTGTTAAATATGCAGTGATCAGAGTACAGGCCGGTACACCCTGTAACTGAAGTAGAGTAAGGACGATCAAACTTGAACCGAACGTGTTCAGTGGGTGCTCGTTGGGACAAGACCATTTTCTGAAACATCAGTTTTGAGGACTACACAAGACTCCACAGTTCACGCAAATTCATAGCATACCTGAGTCAAATGAGCAAAAGCTTGTCGATTACAGGAGTTACCTGGAAAGGCGTGTTATCGGTTCGCTGAAATAAAGCTGCAAAGCAATGCAAACTTTTCCTTGCCCATGAATAGAATTGAGAGGGCCTTGCGCTATGACCGTGGCACTATGCAGTACTGGTGCAGTGGGCATTTAAGAATGCATCCTTTTGTAAATGAGTCGTAAGAAATGTAATGAACTGATCCATTAAATCTTTAGGGCGCTCTTATGAAGTGTCTTCTTGGgtgtttacatatatttatgACCGCATATCTGAGACATGCACGGTTCATAACAGTTTATGATTTATCAGAAAAGTACAGTCGTAATTTGACATTCTTTACGAACACGCTGTTAAAACATTGTGTAACGTGCAGCTGCAAACATGTAACCCAGCATGTAAAATCAGTGCTTATTGTAGTATTGTTCATGACGAGTGCAAAgcttgcaaaagaaaaaagagcaatgCAAATTGAGACGTCAATGCATTTTGTTTAACCCTGACTATTTCTTATAAGTTGCCGAATTTTCACTTACCGAATCGCTTTAGCTGTTTTGATTAAGTTCAACTGCGAGTTATATCATCAAACAAGGAGGCGTGACATCGGTTTTTACGAAACGGAAACTGGTGGCCGATGGGACGTGTAGTTCATTTGTAAAAGCGTCCGTCAAAATCATGGGATTTTAACACTTAGATATTGCGCACTATTCGCTCAAAGAATATCACATTTCTGAGAAGTTGGGGTTAAATGCCTCGGTTTTCGTTGGAGATACGTGATGGTCTTCATAAGGTTTTCGGACTAAATTTAATTAGGTTTACCGAGTGTCAGCGAATCAGGATTGTGAATActacaatatacaatacaactgcacacacgcactcgctcAATAAATGAAACTCCATTAAGTATGACACTGCACATCCTTTGAGGCTAGAGTTAATCAATAAATGTAAAGCGTGTCCTGTCATGTGATTTTGTTCCAATCTAAACCCAACAAACTTGCTTCAACTGAATCAGGCCATCTGTGCTGCCCACATACTGGGTGCAAGTGTGGGGCACTGGGGCTGGTAAAGGATAAATTCTTCAGTAAAGCAGATCTTCAGGAGGGCAGTTTCCAACTAATGATTTACAGATGtacaaaaacaatgtaaaatgCTTCCACATGGATTCACCTGTACATGTTACCAAAATATCTCTGATC from Chanos chanos chromosome 2, fChaCha1.1, whole genome shotgun sequence includes these protein-coding regions:
- the neil1 gene encoding endonuclease 8-like 1, which encodes MPEGPELHLASLFVNRVCEGLVFSGCVEKSEVSKSPAVDFACDEYRITATSRGKEVRLTLTPIKNDDSKGKVKGVQNQEPMDVVLRFGMSGFFRFTNEDELPKHAHLRFYTNEKPRRVLSFVDARRFGSWQPNGTWQADRGPCIMFEYEDFRQNVLSNLSDKAFDRPICEALLNQKYFNGIGNYLRAEILYRLKIPPFVKARTVLEGLVPIENKKAIKEEVKPPETSHKGGVKNLKAESQDLLSLCHTVPLEVVKLGGKGYDPEKTDYSVFEAWLQCYYVDGMNSLRDHNGRTMWFKGEAGPMAPKDSKSPKAKRRIKKDDHDYTDTKKGAKKSRTDSLSKDKPVKPKTGTKRPTVPKRQKNSPEVEQTDDGKRKTRRKSSSAAPQKQNRSTKKIKAKTGQDVSTPKAKKKPNARRKSSTAEPQRKSGRIIAGSLRRNS